A genomic stretch from Silurus meridionalis isolate SWU-2019-XX chromosome 1, ASM1480568v1, whole genome shotgun sequence includes:
- the LOC124393535 gene encoding odorant receptor 131-2-like → MIVWLALSILNSTMTSTFFRHNFFYEDPRYIMFIYMVINDAVQLTLVTGLYVVSYAFSKILVSACCPFIMIAVLTTRSTPLILAGMAIERYISICFPLHYGHMCTVQRTIWIIGVILVLCSAPPLTDLFITLAKEPASFFKTLIFCDHSLLFRDPYIYYKNCAFDSVYFSFVFLALIYTYCKIMLTARAASTDLVSVKKARNTVLLHGVQLLLCLLAFVVPSMQAPLIQLFPLYGLEIRYINFLLVYIIPRFLSPMIYGVRDEKFRKYWIRYLLYRVNRVKPTQYLPQKPG, encoded by the exons ATGATAGTGTGGCTTGCCCTTAGTATCCTCAATAGCACCATGACATCCACTTTCTTTAGACATAACTTTTTCTATGAGGACCCACGCTacataatgtttatttacatgGTCATCAATGATGCAGTCCAACTGACACTTGTAACAGGTCTGTATGTG GTAAGTTATGCTTTCTCTAAGATCTTGGTGTCAGCTTGTTGCCCATTCATCATGATAGCTGTTCTAACGACACGCTCTACACCCCTCATCCTTGCTGGGATGGCCATTGAACGCTACATCTCCATTTGCTTTCCCCTACATTATGGCCACATGTGCACAGTGCAGCGCACCATCTGGATCATCGGGGTTATCCTTGTATTATGTAGTGCACCCCCTCTCACAGACCTCTTTATAACTCTGGCCAAGGAGCCTGCATCCTTTTTTAAAACCCTCATCTTCTGTGACCACTCACTACTTTTCCGTGACCCCTACATCTACTACAAGAATTGTGCTTTTGACAGtgtctatttttcttttgtctttttggcCTTGATCTATACATACTGCAAGATCATGCTGACAGCACGAGCAGCTTCCACTGACCTGGTATCTGTGAAAAAGGCCAGAAACACAGTGCTGCTCCATGGTGTGCAGCTACTGCTCTGCTTGCTGGCTTTTGTTGTGCCATCCATGCAAGCTCCTCTAATCCAGTTGTTTCCACTGTATGGCCTAGAAATACGCTACATTAACTTTTTGCTGGTATATATCATCCCACGCTTCTTGAGCCCTATGATCTATGGGGTCAGAGATGAAAAATTCAGAAAATATTGGATTAGATACCTTCTCTATAGAGTCAACAGGGTGAAACCTACTCAATACTTGCCTCAAAAACCAGGGTGA
- the LOC124391545 gene encoding odorant receptor 131-2-like, giving the protein MNITDQLRIPDSYQEAFAKNIIIVLFAIIIIFINGMLVVTFFFNPVFHSESRYILYINLVINDTLMICISVTLYVFTYALPNINVFVCCTLLAIASTTFMNTPLNLAGMAVERYIAICNPLHHARICTVKRTYMLICLLWGIGAIPAITDIIITSASQPITFFYSLTFCQPITVYNTAYHAKKTIATQTIYMSVVWIILIYTYFKVLFIAKAVSSSHHQNLAKKARNTILLHGCQLLLCMMSYVSPLLDMLLIPFFSTHRTKITFFNYLLTNIVPRLLSSLIYGIRDKKFVRDIKGYFSCNIVLVKVRLSHM; this is encoded by the coding sequence ATGAACATAACGGACCAATTAAGAATCCCGGACAGTTATCAGGAAGCTTttgcaaaaaatattattattgttttatttgctataatcattatttttataaatggaaTGTTAGTGGTCACTTTCTTTTTCAATCCCGTCTTTCATAGTGAGTCCaggtacattttatacattaacCTTGTAATAAATGATACCCTCATGATTTGCATATCAGTGACTTTGTATGTGTTTACATATGCATTGcctaatataaatgtatttgtttgttgtaCACTGTTAGCAATAGCATCAACTACTTTTATGAACACTCCTTTAAATTTGGCTGGCATGGCTGTAGAACGTTACATTGCAATCTGTAACCCCCTGCATCATGCACGGATCTGCACGGTGAAAAGGACATATATGCTAATCTGTTTGCTATGGGGAATTGGTGCTATCCCTGCAATAACCGACATCATCATTACCAGTGCAAGTCAacccattacttttttttattcgctCACATTCTGCCAACCTATTACTGTGTACAACACAGCCTATCATGCAAAAAAGACCATTGCTACACAGACTATTTACATGTCTGTTGTCTGGATAATTTTGATCTATACCTATTTTAAAGTTCTTTTTATAGCTAAAGCTGTCTCATCTAGCCATCATCAAAATTTAGCTAAGAAGGCCCGAAATACAATCCTGCTGCATGGTTGTCAGTTACTTCTCTGTATGATGTCTTATGTATCACCTCTCTTGGACATGCTATTAATTCCATTTTTTTCAACTCATCGAACAAAGATCACCTTCTTTAACTATTTACTTACAAACATTGTACCAAGACTCTTGAGTTCTCTAATTTATGGAATCCGAGATAAGAAATTTGTGAGGGATATTAAAGGATACTTTTCTTGCAACATAGTCCTTGTAAAGGTTAGATTATCACATATGTGA